The sequence below is a genomic window from Sediminispirochaeta bajacaliforniensis DSM 16054.
AGCCATTGTACCCGGGGGTCGAGAATGAGTTCTTTCAAATCAAATTCAGAAGCAATCGATTTTAGAAATGAAAGGCTTTCTTCTATGATAAGAATTCCCGAAATATCGTTCCTGCGGAGGTACGGGGCAATATGATATCCCCCTGCAAATCCGAGAAAAAGCAGAAAACCGCCTGCCGACTGATATTCGTAAAAGCGTTCACCCTCACGAATGGGGTCAACTTTGGAATGAAGGGGAAGCTGTGCCCCTTCGTGAAACAAAAGGGGAACCTTACTACCCCTCTTTGATCGTATGAAGGTGAGCTTCGGTGTAGAGTTCGCCTTCCCCAGTGCGATGGAAAGTTTGGGATCAACGGAGCTGAAAGCAAACATATTTCGTTCAAGGAAGGTGCTTTTTGACATGTTCGATCATCTCCTCGATAGGCACTATTGCTTTTCTGATGCGTTCTTTTGAGACATCATGCAGATCACAGTCGATCATGGTAAAAAGGTTGATAAGTCGGTGTTCTTCAATACTTCGCTTGCTCGGTGCTAAGGAAAGGAGTGTACGGAGTTCTTGATCCCGAAGCTGTTTCATCGTATTGAGTCTATTTTGAAAGTTATTCAAAACTATTGTTCGGATAATCTCGAAATCGATGGTCCTGGTTTTATACACAATACTGTGCTGACCGGATACTTCATTCGCGAGGAGCTGTTCCAAAAACGTAATCTCTTTATCTCCCGGAAGGGGAATCGAGCAGGATGATCTAATACGACTGATGTCTTTGCCATCCGTTCGATTGGAAAAAAAACGGGCATAGAGCGAAAGAGCGTTTGAACTTTTTTTCAGGCCGGATCCTGAAAATCCCTGTTCAAGCGAACGGATGAATCGCCTGTGCAGTTCCGGTTCATAGCGATAGATTCCCGAGGCGATAAGTGGATCGAAGGTGTGCGGCTTGACATGAAAACGAAGATCAGATGCGGCAAGATCCAAGCCGACAAAGAAGATGGGTCCTGCAGCAATCTGATTCAGAAGATCAAAGGCATTTGCAGCAACGGTTCCGCGGGCGGGTAGGTGAATGAGCGATGGACTTTCGGCGGCAAAAGGAGAATCTTCTTCGATAAACAGCCCATGCACATATCTATCGTTTTCCTCCTGCTTCTGATGAAAAGGGGCCGATGTCAATGAAGAGAAAAGAATCGGTTTTTGTTTTTCTTTCTGCACGTGGGATAGGTTGTGAAGATGAAGTGTGGCCCAGTACCCAGCATCGGCATGCATAATAAGATCTGGAGAAAGGCCTGCTTCATGAAGTGCTTTCAGACTTGAAGGAAGAGCACAAAGAAAGTAGAAATCCCTATACCGGGCGAGCAACGGAATAAATTCCGACAAACCCGGCCCCGATGCAGCTACAATCGTCGGACCCTGTATCGAGGTTATCATGTGTAAGGGCCCTTGC
It includes:
- a CDS encoding 6-hydroxymethylpterin diphosphokinase MptE-like protein; protein product: MNQSALRLFRSKNGALTAQIENYLIHSKYDPLREAYQFAERLSPCSLFSWIIIIGDLFAYLATAIHEKFPQAHIISLSPERGLVQSNVSPDEMVQKGMYRWEDKNLATLQLFLDDCIPDHAVQDLRVLHWSPVLRAYPGWSKEVIRVITERADLLSANYTTSRVFARRWLKNGLAHLAFDYVQGPLHMITSIQGPTIVAASGPGLSEFIPLLARYRDFYFLCALPSSLKALHEAGLSPDLIMHADAGYWATLHLHNLSHVQKEKQKPILFSSLTSAPFHQKQEENDRYVHGLFIEEDSPFAAESPSLIHLPARGTVAANAFDLLNQIAAGPIFFVGLDLAASDLRFHVKPHTFDPLIASGIYRYEPELHRRFIRSLEQGFSGSGLKKSSNALSLYARFFSNRTDGKDISRIRSSCSIPLPGDKEITFLEQLLANEVSGQHSIVYKTRTIDFEIIRTIVLNNFQNRLNTMKQLRDQELRTLLSLAPSKRSIEEHRLINLFTMIDCDLHDVSKERIRKAIVPIEEMIEHVKKHLP